A stretch of the Teretinema zuelzerae genome encodes the following:
- a CDS encoding CHASE2 domain-containing protein, with amino-acid sequence MKKYLPFAVPVGIVLVSSLLLFSSLDRKIQDRFHRALPPLKEDQSILLLNVDDLAIEQVGLFPWPRDIMADALVFLKEMGARTIVFDLSYLDRSPLKVDPVYIQEELPQYIEWQFSAVDEAVSQLVNAFSERKIDPSDADDWKGQMLDITAEARSGIETSVSYAARDVDEYLAKALGFFGNSWLTLTMYSADELGGPDKAFSMDAYNLPWLREHIALSNIYPENDSKTPEQLCFQSALPVLMQKARGAGFVNAYPDPDGYRRRVHLVMKHEGTYYGQLVFMPLLDMLGKPEIEVTNDRIVLKNARVGERTKTISIPRDEEGSVIVNWPRKQYADYHGISVWQLIKNTEKERALLTNLKSMEEYGFLGYWTEADTPTELYARCDYLKEELMEAGAGRNELSADDWLASRADFFSSVERLLSAEYETTILSDIDTADLETRDYVADFFAGMRTQFAELLAYREETRKVAKDAFCIIGTTATSTTDEGLNTYQERFPNVGIHATLANMILSEDFLDDAPWIASVLSALLLSLLMGYLIRRYDSKRSLLAGAGVIVLSCLVPFLVWRFARVYLGVIVPLVSTSGTFVILTGMNFFNTVREKSFLRSAFSRYLSPEVINEIINDPSRLNLGGEKREMTAIFTDIRGFSGISERMDPAELVNLLNLYLTEMSDIILANRGTIDKYEGDAIIAFFGAPIKMENHASLACKTAIQMKRAERLLNRRIRDENLSPEPLFTRIGINTGDMVVGNMGTANKMDYTIMGNAVNLAARLEGVNKQYDTRGVLISEHTRRQIGDEFLLRRLDSVRVVGVNTPIRLFELCDIASQAVDEAMEEVKNWEAAMDMFEGRRYQEASLLFERLAAADENDGCARLYSRRCAEFIARPPEESWDGVFNLTQK; translated from the coding sequence ATGAAAAAGTACCTGCCCTTCGCGGTTCCCGTCGGTATAGTCCTGGTCAGCTCCCTACTGTTGTTTTCATCCCTGGACAGAAAAATTCAGGACCGGTTCCACCGCGCCCTCCCCCCCCTCAAGGAAGACCAATCGATCCTCCTTTTAAACGTGGACGATCTCGCGATCGAGCAGGTCGGCCTTTTCCCCTGGCCGCGGGACATCATGGCGGACGCGCTCGTCTTCCTCAAGGAGATGGGAGCCCGCACGATCGTATTCGATTTAAGCTACCTCGACCGAAGCCCGCTCAAGGTCGATCCGGTCTACATCCAAGAGGAGCTGCCGCAATACATCGAATGGCAATTTTCTGCCGTGGACGAAGCCGTCTCTCAGCTAGTAAACGCCTTCAGCGAAAGAAAAATCGACCCGTCCGATGCCGACGATTGGAAGGGGCAAATGCTGGACATTACAGCCGAGGCGCGCTCGGGAATCGAGACCTCGGTATCCTACGCGGCACGGGATGTCGATGAGTACCTCGCCAAGGCGCTCGGATTTTTCGGCAATTCCTGGCTCACGCTCACCATGTACTCGGCCGATGAACTGGGAGGTCCGGACAAGGCCTTCAGCATGGACGCCTACAATCTTCCCTGGCTCAGGGAACACATCGCGCTTTCGAACATCTATCCCGAAAACGACTCGAAAACGCCTGAACAGCTGTGCTTCCAGAGCGCGCTTCCAGTGCTGATGCAAAAGGCGCGCGGTGCCGGCTTCGTAAACGCGTATCCCGATCCGGACGGCTACAGAAGGCGCGTCCATCTGGTGATGAAGCACGAAGGCACCTATTACGGGCAGCTGGTGTTCATGCCCCTCCTGGACATGCTCGGAAAACCGGAAATCGAAGTTACAAACGACCGAATTGTTTTGAAAAACGCCCGCGTCGGCGAACGGACGAAAACGATCAGCATACCGCGCGACGAAGAAGGCTCGGTCATCGTAAACTGGCCGCGCAAGCAATACGCGGACTACCACGGCATTTCAGTGTGGCAGCTCATCAAGAACACTGAAAAAGAACGCGCTCTTCTGACAAATCTGAAGTCGATGGAAGAATACGGTTTTCTGGGATACTGGACGGAGGCCGACACGCCGACAGAGCTCTACGCCCGATGCGACTACCTCAAGGAAGAACTGATGGAAGCCGGAGCCGGCCGGAACGAGCTCTCCGCGGACGACTGGCTTGCCTCGCGCGCGGACTTTTTCTCCTCCGTGGAACGCCTGCTCTCGGCGGAATACGAGACGACCATTCTCTCGGACATCGACACAGCCGATCTGGAAACGAGGGACTATGTGGCGGACTTCTTCGCCGGCATGCGTACGCAGTTCGCAGAGCTGCTCGCGTACCGGGAGGAAACAAGGAAGGTAGCCAAGGACGCGTTCTGCATCATCGGAACCACCGCGACGAGCACGACCGATGAAGGCCTCAACACCTATCAGGAGCGTTTCCCGAACGTCGGCATCCACGCGACGCTCGCGAACATGATCCTCTCGGAAGACTTTCTGGACGACGCGCCGTGGATCGCATCAGTGCTCAGCGCGCTGCTTCTTTCCTTGCTGATGGGCTACCTGATCCGCCGCTACGATTCGAAGCGGTCTCTCCTCGCGGGAGCAGGAGTGATCGTCCTGTCCTGCCTCGTGCCCTTTCTCGTATGGAGATTCGCCAGGGTGTATTTAGGGGTCATCGTACCGCTGGTCTCGACCTCGGGAACATTCGTCATCCTCACCGGCATGAATTTCTTCAATACCGTCAGGGAAAAATCCTTCCTCCGCTCCGCATTCTCGCGGTATCTCTCTCCGGAAGTAATCAACGAAATAATAAACGACCCCTCTCGTTTGAACCTCGGCGGAGAAAAAAGGGAGATGACCGCGATATTCACCGACATCAGGGGATTCTCGGGGATTTCCGAGCGGATGGACCCGGCAGAACTGGTCAACCTGCTCAACCTCTATCTCACCGAAATGAGCGACATCATTTTGGCGAACAGGGGAACGATAGACAAATACGAAGGAGACGCAATCATCGCGTTCTTCGGCGCTCCCATAAAAATGGAGAACCACGCGTCCCTTGCCTGCAAAACGGCGATCCAGATGAAACGGGCGGAACGGCTTTTAAACAGGCGCATCAGGGACGAAAACCTGAGTCCGGAGCCGCTGTTCACCAGAATCGGAATCAATACCGGAGACATGGTCGTCGGCAACATGGGAACAGCGAACAAGATGGACTACACGATAATGGGCAACGCGGTCAATCTCGCGGCCCGGCTGGAAGGCGTCAACAAGCAGTACGATACGCGGGGCGTCCTTATCAGCGAACATACGCGCCGGCAGATCGGAGACGAGTTCCTGCTGAGGCGGCTCGACAGCGTGCGCGTAGTCGGGGTAAACACCCCGATACGGCTGTTCGAACTGTGCGACATCGCAAGCCAGGCCGTGGATGAAGCGATGGAAGAAGTTAAAAACTGGGAAGCCGCGATGGATATGTTCGAAGGCCGCCGGTATCAGGAAGCTTCACTTCTTTTCGAACGCCTTGCCGCGGCCGACGAAAACGATGGATGCGCACGGCTCTACTCCAGGAGATGCGCCGAGTTCATCGCCCGACCCCCCGAAGAAAGCTGGGACGGAGTGTTTAACCTGACCCAGAAATAA
- a CDS encoding diaminopimelate epimerase, whose protein sequence is MTLPFYKLHIAGNGFVLIDAGQVEQDLLERRKKAESDAARADSRGCSGCGTGAHAEDGAASKADSSLSPSLKDPLFLRKAGRALCDRRYGVGASGVIFLWPDNSVRVINQKGEDMHRPDDALLCAARYAYDSGRAFARAKGHPNSQALRFMLPRGEVLLDVLGAHEFRLALGAPFSMPGGIVIDPETPRPLETLEIDGIGTGMAAVHAREDTVIAFPRSGAELSWETCVRLVQKAFPDRRVQTIIAQAVTAETLSIKTHPLPESGACAAAAASLTAAACAGMTGMEALVLFTGRGVDSGSEEILSPDRGNSRRLGVQWDAKANELYVVGSGGYLFEGRFDLP, encoded by the coding sequence ATGACGCTTCCCTTCTATAAGCTGCATATCGCGGGCAACGGATTCGTGCTTATCGACGCCGGGCAGGTGGAACAAGACCTGCTCGAACGCCGGAAAAAGGCGGAATCCGACGCCGCCAGGGCGGATTCGCGCGGATGCTCAGGCTGCGGAACCGGCGCCCACGCCGAAGACGGCGCAGCCTCGAAGGCAGACTCCTCTCTCTCGCCGTCGCTCAAAGACCCCCTCTTTCTCAGAAAAGCAGGAAGGGCGCTCTGCGACCGCCGCTACGGAGTCGGCGCCTCCGGCGTCATATTTCTGTGGCCTGACAACAGCGTGCGGGTGATAAACCAGAAGGGAGAGGACATGCATCGCCCGGACGACGCGCTCTTGTGCGCCGCGCGCTATGCCTACGACTCGGGAAGAGCCTTCGCCAGGGCGAAGGGACACCCCAACTCGCAGGCCCTGCGCTTCATGCTGCCGAGGGGCGAAGTTCTGCTGGATGTGCTGGGAGCCCATGAATTCCGTCTCGCTCTCGGCGCGCCCTTTTCGATGCCCGGAGGAATCGTCATCGACCCTGAAACTCCCCGGCCTCTTGAAACCCTGGAAATCGACGGAATCGGAACCGGCATGGCGGCCGTCCACGCGAGGGAAGATACGGTTATCGCCTTTCCCCGAAGCGGAGCTGAGCTTTCCTGGGAAACCTGCGTCCGCCTCGTTCAAAAAGCCTTCCCGGACCGGCGAGTTCAAACCATAATCGCCCAGGCGGTCACCGCCGAAACGCTGTCGATAAAAACTCATCCCCTTCCCGAATCCGGCGCGTGCGCCGCCGCCGCGGCAAGCTTGACCGCGGCCGCCTGCGCGGGCATGACGGGAATGGAAGCGCTCGTGCTGTTCACGGGCCGGGGGGTCGACTCCGGTTCCGAGGAAATACTCTCTCCGGACAGAGGAAACTCGAGGAGGCTCGGTGTTCAGTGGGATGCGAAAGCCAACGAGCTGTACGTCGTCGGCTCGGGCGGGTATCTGTTCGAAGGACGCTTCGACCTTCCCTAG
- a CDS encoding FecR domain-containing protein: MRNERLLLCALFLILFPAVAVLSQARGGAVSAPDGSGAVFGSIVWAEGSTFTLLRGSSRRVYSVDDLEAIGTRLISGDILQTGPSTFLELSVREPRASIQIAENTSFLCSSDSAGRSSSGELHYGRIRAKVATLSGNSSFRLSTPTLVAGVRGTDFGCDLLVDQDASSAAGVRMTHRVFCFSGAVLVSEITDEGSGVAAEPVELSGGDMVERVIETGSSSEAPVPLSSQPVSGEVEQFWGKRPVLGLDPALPASDEPIAEALPPPREPRTWKEGSWTVLEIIRPEWRKEELLMRNRQIPSWAVAGLMTLGSTACVTGAWYDASVDSASSIPERSLSAGLVMIGTGSLLGLISSLVP, translated from the coding sequence ATGCGAAATGAAAGACTTTTGCTCTGCGCGCTCTTCCTGATTCTCTTCCCTGCCGTCGCCGTGTTGTCCCAGGCGCGCGGAGGAGCTGTTTCCGCTCCCGATGGAAGCGGCGCCGTCTTCGGATCCATCGTATGGGCAGAAGGTTCGACTTTTACGCTGCTTCGCGGGTCTTCCCGGCGCGTGTATTCGGTCGACGATCTGGAAGCGATCGGCACCCGATTGATTTCAGGCGACATCCTGCAGACCGGACCTTCCACCTTTCTTGAATTGTCCGTGCGGGAGCCCAGGGCCTCGATTCAAATAGCGGAAAACACTTCCTTTCTCTGTTCCTCCGACTCGGCCGGCCGCTCCTCTTCCGGAGAGCTTCATTACGGCCGTATTCGCGCGAAGGTAGCAACATTGTCGGGCAATTCGTCCTTCAGGCTGTCTACCCCGACCCTGGTCGCGGGCGTCCGCGGCACTGATTTCGGCTGCGATCTTCTGGTCGATCAGGACGCCTCTTCCGCCGCGGGCGTGCGCATGACGCACCGCGTATTTTGCTTTTCCGGGGCTGTTCTGGTGTCGGAAATAACGGACGAGGGTTCCGGCGTTGCCGCCGAGCCTGTCGAGCTTTCCGGCGGCGACATGGTCGAGCGGGTGATAGAAACCGGCTCCTCTTCCGAAGCGCCGGTTCCCTTGTCGTCTCAGCCGGTATCCGGCGAAGTCGAGCAATTCTGGGGCAAGCGGCCGGTGCTCGGCCTCGATCCCGCTCTTCCCGCTTCTGATGAACCGATTGCCGAGGCGCTTCCTCCGCCCCGCGAGCCGCGGACCTGGAAGGAAGGTTCCTGGACGGTTCTCGAGATCATACGTCCCGAGTGGAGAAAAGAAGAGCTTCTCATGCGAAACAGGCAGATTCCCTCGTGGGCAGTCGCGGGCCTTATGACGCTCGGATCGACCGCCTGCGTAACCGGCGCCTGGTACGACGCGTCTGTGGATTCCGCGTCTTCGATACCCGAGCGCTCTCTTTCAGCCGGCCTCGTGATGATCGGAACCGGTTCCCTGCTCGGTCTCATTTCTTCGCTCGTTCCGTAG